GCACTATTGATTTTGTACGTCgtcacattccaccactgggtaacagacatctggctgaaaagagggacatccggcagacTTTCTGgcggcactggagcaatcctggaagtgggaCGTCGTGGATGTTGACTACCATCCGAAACTGTTGGCATTTCCACATTGGCTTCATTTTTTTAGCTCTGGAAGTTGCCGCTTTACCCTTCCCTGGAGCGTGGCCATTCTCTAACAGCCATACACATTTTTGCCTTTAGACGTGTTTGCATGCAATCTAATTTGTTTGAAGCATACTGACACATTTAGAAAGAGTTTACTTACACTGATTCTCAAAGAGCAGCACTTGCATGCCATAAAGTGAGAAGGACTGCCGAAAGCTGTACGTCACagagttcttcttcttttggaaAATTTTAGtaacctgtaaaaaaaacatagcataATATAATGTGGTTTAGACTCTTTTAGTGAATGCCTAACTTTGTTCTCAATGTGCTGGGAGAATAATGTGGGCCCTACCACTAGCAGGTCGTTGAAGAGGAAGATCTCCCTTTGGTGCAGCCCCAACTTTTGGGGTTTGTTGGGGTCGGGCACTTCAAAAAGTCTGCAATAACAGACTAGTCTCCGGTGGGGTAAGGATAGCACCTGCACACACAATACAGCATCAGCACTgagtttagaaaataaatattgtaactGTTCTTGTTCCACAATTAGAGCTGctactaacgattattttctcaattaatcgattagttgttggGTTTATAAAATGGGGATCAGGTTCCCAAAGCCATAGATGtccttaaaatgtcttgttttgtccacaactctaagatattcagtttactgtcacataggagagaagaaactagaaaatattcacatttaagaagctggaatcagagaaatttgacttaatttaaagaaaaaaatgtaattatccAAATAGTTAGCGAttgatttaatagttgacagTTTATTGTTTAATCCATTCCTCTTTGCAGCTCTATCCACAAATGTTTGCATTTGAATATTTGACAAATGATTTCACTCATCCCTAAAATGTAGATTTCAAAAAGAGTAATACTTACACAGCCCAGACCGTGGTGTAACGAGCCAATCTATCAAGTGAGAAATACATTCAAGTCAAGTCATTTTGCAGGGATCAGTGAACACATACGAGAACTTTTACATTCACGATACATCAAGGAAAAGAAATTCCACGTGTTATGTTCAACAAGAGAAACGGGGCAAATTCAAAATCAAGAAAACCAGTTTTTATGGATCACAGAACAAACATCTATGTGTTTCTCAAAATCCATCTTCTAACACTGTATGTGTCCCCAATGCGCGTCAACCCTTGTGATCATGACACAGTCAAGGTCCCTTAGGACTTCTGAAAGTGGAGTtagtttgatgaaaaaaaggatCAATGGCCCGAAAAAAGGGGGTGGTGTTCAAGTAAACACCTCAACGATTATATAGTGTGAGGCTCTTTGTCGCTTTTATTATTACGGAGCTTGTCAGACGCACTTTTCTTGGCTGGCTCTTGGGGCAAAAGACATATTGCAGTCATTCAGCATGAAGGTCTCCGGCCTTGAAGAATCAATATGTcacataggaaaaaaaaaagtaggttCAACTAAAGAAtgctcttttcatttctttttgtttttagaggATGTAGGCCAtaagtaatattaataataataataatgctccGGTTAGATAGATGTATTTGACATCTACACAGTTCATTTCTCACCTAAAACATTCCCAGAAGTGAATTTAATAATGGCATAGCATacataaattgtaaaaaaagaaatattgggAATTGTCCGTTTGTGTTTGCCTGTGCTTCGGCTTGAATGCCGAGATGCATGCTGGGAATCCTGGGGCTGCGAAGGATCCAGTTCGTCCTTTCGAACTCGGTCAAAGGAGGCCGCATTTGTGAACTGCATTTAAAGGAGGATATTTGGATAGTGCAACAATGCAGGCCTACTTGGTTCTTTCTGGGAATGTTtctaaagatttacaaagaatatgtcaTGCATGCTCCTGTTATATTGAGCTCTTGAATGGAAGGTAAGATGAAAGTGGTCACACTTTTTGCGCAAAAGCCCCGAGGGCAAACCTCAAGACTCACCGGCTTTTTTCCAACAATGAGTTTTTCCACTTTCTGAACCTGGGACACGTGGTCTTCATTAGTCTTGAGCTCTCGTTTGCGAATCCGCTCGTATATGCCTACCAGCATCTCTCGGGGGATGTCTTCCCCATCATCCACTCCtgtcagaggaggagagaaaagagaacgagacagagagaaagaggattaATGATCAATTTAGAGATTCATGAGAGTAGATGAACCCGTGAGTTTACTTACATACTGCTGCgttgcacatatacacacaaaaatgtccTTCAAAGCTCTCCAAAGACAAACATTTCTTCTTCACTCAATACTGTACTTTAATTACCGACACTCCAATAGGCAGTTAGCCATGCCACAAAGCCCCTGCTAATACCCTCAAAATCTGCCAAGGGCAACTAAAAAGTGATTTGCCTCGACAGCAAAGCTTTCTTCCtctgccaaaaaataaatacctcATTGACACGGCCATTAATCAAGGCAAAAGGCATGCACAAAACTCAATTTGAGTGGAATATTTATCCCTGGAGCTGCACAGTAGCGCCTGACGATAATATTTGGTTTGTGCAGGAAGGGAGGACAAAAGTACCTCGAAGGTTCTTGACAAAGTCTTCCAGCTTCATCTTCCGCTCGGGTTTGACGTTGGGGCTGTACATGTCTGTGTTGAGGAGGATGATGGCAAAGGCCAGGATGAAGATGGTGTCGGGGTTCCTGAACTGTCGCACCACACCGGGGTTGCAGATGCAGTAGCGCTGGCTGAAAGGAGGACATTggaaacagaaatgtgtttgacttttttaaagacattttctatttacaacaaaacagaacGTACTGGAACAGCTTAAATCGATAGTAGTTGATAGCAGGGCTGCaggatatgaggaaaatatacaatatgtgATAACGCTGTCGAATATCACAATAATGATTTATtactaatgaataaaataactttgataacttataaataaataagttatcaaagtgtactcagttctgcatttctgttttcagtatttggttaaaataaaagagattgcttgttgaattttaaaaaaatgaaaggaaataattaCTAACATTCTTtcattgaacaaattgaacatgaAATCGAACATAAAACGCAGCACTAAGTATAgaatgttacattttacagtgcAGTTTTCGACTGTTactttctttcaactaacactaATAATCTTTGAGTGTCTTTCGCGGTGTGTTTGTTCCTAGTAGATAGATAACTCTATTTAAGCTTGTTTCTCACCTCAAACATgtctagagctgcaaagattaattgattaatcaattagttgcaACTATTAAATCAACGTCAACTATTTAGTTAATCTGTTCAAGTCATTTTTTAGGACAAAAAAACCTTAACCTTAAGATTCCAGCTGTCTAAATGTGAATGCTTTCTGGtttgtctctcctctgtgacagtaaactgaataccttcgagttgtggacaaaacaagagatTTGAGGAGGTCATCttaggctttgggaaacactgattgacatcatttcaccattttctgacatttcatagagCAAACAACTAATCCAGAAAATcatcaacaaagaaaatatatatttttttaactatgcATTGATATCATAGTATCACATatatcaattattattattaccagaACACAGTACTAACATCAGATATGGCTGAACCTGAGAGACAGAATGAATGAAGTCTTTCCttcaaagcaaaataaatcagCGACCCTCCATGTTAGGTCCACTTATGGGCAGtaatatcaatattgagattGATCTCTCCATCATCTGAGCTGtggtcaaacacacatttaaataatgctTCAATGGCCCGGTTGGCTCAGTTAGAGCAGGCTCACATGTACATAAAGGTTTGTGCCTCAACGCAGACGTCCAGGCTTCAAGTCTGACCTGAGACAAATTCCTGCATgtcctcccccctttctcacctagctgtcctgtacATTAAAGGCAAATCAgcctaaaaaataatcttaaaaaaaaaattgcttcaTAGCGTCAAGTCAAAAGAACAATGATACCGGTACCGCTGAAGACAAAACAGCCTGCAGCCATCAGACAGGCCGGTTAACAGCTTTCTGAGTCACCATAAAGTGAGTCCATGATCGTATCTGTGGGCTGCAGGCGAGTGCCAGATGATCAGTTATCGGGATCTCCCCAGTGTAACAGTGCCTGTGTGTTCACTGAGGCCGAAATGTCCTTGCTCAGTGCTCAAACCAAATTCTCTGTGGTCATAAGAGCACCTTTCTACCAGTCGTTTGGAGAAAATAAACGAGTTACAAACAACATCCATCAGCAGCCCTGAGGGAAGTTTTCCTCCACTTCTTGAACTAATGTTCTCTAAATTATTTTCTGCAGTGATCTGGTCAAACAAAGTCTGGGTTTAAAATGGCTTTGCACTGCAGCACTGATGCTCTTCAGGATTTATCACAGCAAGGTTCGTGTTTTTGGTCCATTGTAAACAACTGAGCCCGTTAGTTCTGGTGTCACACTGCAGCTTTGCAAGCGTACTAAAGAACTATAAATTACATAGTTTTGCATTGCGAGACCTTCCTCCAAGGCGCTACGGAGGAAGGTCTTGCTAGTACACACAGCATTCCGAGAGGGAATGTTTAGATTTATCggtatttcttttaaccaatcacaatcgtcattaGCGGCACTAAgcccgctgcaaaatagcctccggaaggaacttgttttggtggaacatgtgtacgttcaaggtctggcaaagcgagaccgGAACACACACAATACGCCTCTGATTCTCTTAAAAGGATCGTATTTCCCTCCTAAAGGGCAAGCACAACATTTTACCTCCATTACAGTCCTTTGGCTTTCAACTATGTCATGTTTTTAACCTTGTAATAAAGGACATTATGCATTGACAAAAGTACATAAAGCAACTTGTTTCAACTGAGAGTACCGATATGATGAATTtgacaagaaaaacagaatagTTTCAGTGTGCTACGCAGACTCgacaaaggaaaaataaatgccATGGAGGACACGCAGTCTTTTTTAAGTAACATTAGCGATTGTCCGACCAATGAGAATTTGGTCATACATCGAGCACATTGACCAACCGACCTGGAGACGTCAGCCCCCGAGCCTACACTGGTTTAGGGGATGAAATGTCATGTGTTGTGTTCCCATCTTTTAGAGTTTAGAGTTTCTCACCTGTAGGCCTCTATCAGCCGCTCAACCTTCTGCGCTTCTCCCTGCACTCTGATGTGTGCCTGGAATTTCCTCAGCGCTTCGTCCAGCTCCATACTCGAGAAGTCCATTTCATCCACCACACAGCTAGTGAAAGAACACAAAATTAGTTGTAAGCGGTAAGATCAGTTTagatacacaatatatacacacacaagtaaatAACTTGCTCAAGAGAGCTGCATGGAATTCAGTGTATAactgactttattttgacatatttgaCATATTAGCTTGTTATGGCTAACgagttagcaaacagttgcccGTTTACCCCACCAGTAGACACAAAGCCAAATTAGCATTTATTTGGAGACCGGTTTATGGCAACCAGATGAATAGAAGTCCCATATTTACTCTTGTAGCTCCGTTTTGGTGCCCTTAAGTTGTTAAATGCTTTACTTGTTTCATCAGCTATCTATTACTTGTTTGGTATTAGAAGAGTAGCGTACAGTTGGTACATGATGGTTGGGATATTTAGCCCAAAACAACTGCCTGCTACTGAGACTGAGCTAAAACCGCAACAGCAAGTAAAACCAAAAACGACAaactgaaagatgctaaaaaagCTCCATAGAGGTTAGGTCACCGGCAGAGCCAGGTAATGATTGTTTGTGGGTTCGTCGCCACAAGCAACCCTTTCAAATAACACActctcatttttttatttgtttgggcATTGAAAACTAGAACTATCTATAAAGGCTGTGATGCTGTACATTGGAGATTGTGTTGTGTGCagtttaaatgcaggactttaatgTGTAATGAAGCATTTTCTCACTGTGAAATTGACCCTTTTACTTGAATAAAGGAGCTAAGaacttttttcaatgctttcTATATTTCTTGCACATCAGGATTAATAGATCTTTTCTCAAGGAGCCCTTTAGATAGGCCTGTCAAATTGACACTGACAGGCCTTTGTTGGTCTTATCCTCCACTGAATCTCAGTGGGGTCTGATAGTACTTCAAGTGTGTTTCAGATAAGTCTGTCCAGTCTTAAGCCCCAAATAAAGGTGCTGTTTGAGAATCACTACCACAAAATAAGACGTGCCTTTACTGTTTAAGGACTGAGGCATATAAAAGGAGTCCGTTTGTTTATCCGAGCATCACAGCAATTTCCTGAGTGGAttctatttctgtttatttcctggaTGTAACTTCAGTCATTATGTAGTACTCAGAAAATCCAAATACTGTTTGAATGAGAGCAGATTGCAAGCTGGCAACCCTATTAGCAACaaatgatttatatttatattcatggGAGAAAGATAGAATACATTTCTGTGCATAGTTGGCCAGCTAAATCAAAAGcttgttttggaaaatgtctGTGAGACAAAATGATCCATCTGCACGTCaaacaaatgtgtcaaaaagAGGACAATGACATTACTTGCTGCAAACTCACTCAAGGACATCTCGGTTGaactgtttctgtctgttacCCAGGAACTCGCCAATCATCTGCCTACTCAAGCCTTTCCTCTGGAGCAGGAAGTGGGCCACACCCACCGGAGTGTCTGGAACAAAGTTTCGCTCTATCAGATACTGGATGCCTTTTTCGGGTTTCCTGGAGACATAGGAGAtggtagagagagacagagattcAAAATGGGAAAAAGTGAGGACACAATCCAAATCTGTGATTATCCCACTGCACTTCTGCCCCTGGCTAAATGTGTGTCAGTCAGATGAGGAGGGACAGGATTtagggagacagggagggagagggtgGCAGTCGGGAGTGGGTAGGACGGAGCTACTTTTTCTCTGCGGTATTAATCATAAATGATTAAAAGGAACTTAATGGCTGGCTCTGTAAGAAACAAAATCCACAATCCTCTGTGATTAAATGGAATTTCACAGGCTCAGATGAATCACTCCTTGTAAATTGAAGCAGAATGAAAGTTTGCACCTTACGTACATACAATTATGTTTCAATCAACATTACTCCACATTTTACATGCATAAGAATTTTGTGTTGGgttccaaaacaaaacacattcccCATTTAATAAGTAAATAATGGTCCGAATCTGTAACAATTTCATAATAACCATCACTAATAAATGGTAAATTCAGAGGTAATTACACATTAGTTAATAATATAACAGTGGAATGATGATTTATTATGTGTACTAATTATTAGTAATGTtataatttatgttattttatttttagtttagtttaatatgAAAGCATAGTTTACACATTTAGACAATAGTTACAAATAGTTTTGTAaaccatctataaacattatttgggtgctattataaagttgcaactaATGCTTATAATTCCTAGTTTTATAAAGCATCAAGTAACATTATTTGTCTCCATTAAATATTTTCGGGTGTTCTACAAAAGAGATGATTATTTGAAtccaaataatgtttatagatgttttaCAAAGTCTTTATTAACCATTAACAAggtattatatactgtacattagaGGCAACTTCATGATAGCCATTCAAATAATGTTCATTGACGGTTTAGAAATGATTTCTTAATcattaacaaaaatgaatatattatatGAAGAATGTTATGATGTGAgcaacaataaactgttaaaaaaagatattattgCATAACTAATAATTAGTTatgattattaataataattttgttgtTAGTTAGCAGAAATATTACTGTTTGCCATTACCTTTATaactaacacattttttagtGATGGTTCTAATAAAGTGTTAAACAAGCGACGTGTCAGATTGTGTCTGGCTCTGTGTGAGCAGTGTGTTAATGAAATGTCGTGTGTAGTAAAATGTACGTACTTGTTGAAGAGGTTTAGACCAATGCGGTAGTGCCTCTTGCGGATGATGTCGTTACTGAACGCAGGTGAGTCCCAGCTGTTGCGAGTCTCTTTGTGGTACGTCTGCTTGCTGAGCGTCTGCTCCCTCAGGCTGTCCCTGGACGAGGACTCCGAGCTGCAGTTGATGGTGTCGTTGGAGTTGGATGTGCTGTTGATGCTGTCGTTGTCACCGTCAGAGAAATCGGACTCTGACTTGCTCTGCCGGTTTGCGGTGCCATTAATGGCCAAATGGGCCTCCAGTTGCCGTGGCCGATGGCGGGTGGCGTCCTCTTCTCTCGAAGGCCCTCGTGGCGGCAGGCTGTGGCTGATGTTTTTGGGGCTGCTCTGCTGGTTGCTGAGGCTACGGTCGTAGGCGTTCTGCCTCTTCAAAGAACTGCGGTCAGAACGATCACTCAGCTCCACCGAGCTGTCGCTCGGAGGCTCAATTGTCAGTAAAGGTAGGTGGTCTACCCGCAAGCGCTGCTCTTGGCACTCCAGAGATGGTGTACTGCGGCAGCTGGTGTCCGTGTCCCCTTTCTCATCCTTATGAGCCAGTGACCAATAGTCCTGGGAAGAGTTAAGGGAACGCTGACGCAAGTCGGATTCTGTGCTGGAAGGTCGGTCCACAGACTGAGACAGGGGCAGCGGCGGGGACAGTTCCTCTTCATCGATGTAAAGAGTGACATCGCTGTAAGACGCCGTCATCTCATCCAGTTTGCGGTGTTCTGAAGCGGGGTGGGAGGGTTTCACCTGGCAGCTGACCTCCCTGTCCATATCCTGGTGGCCTCTCCCTGGCTCCGACTGGCTGTCATCACCATGCAGACTGCGACAGTTCAGAGCGTCGTCTATGGACTCGGCCAGAGATTTGACCTGCCTTGAGAAGGCATCTTCTAGTTCTGTGATAGCGTCTGTGAAGTCGCTCTGTGTCGTAGGGGTCTTGGCTTGCACCATCTCCCCTCCGTGCTCTGACTGCATCAGTGCACCAATCTTGGTGCCATCATCTGTTAGCGAGACTTGCTTTCCCTCGAAGTAGGAGCTGTGGACTTTTTCAGGTCCTTCAAAGGAAAACTGCATTCTCATATTGGATAGGACGATCCGTCTAGACATACGGTTCTCAGACATAGAACTTCTAAGACGCTCAAAGTTCTTGTTCATCTGGTACTGGCGGAAGGCTGTCTGGATGGTGCGGGCTGCATGCCGGGTTATGAACCGCCCACCGTATTTACGCTCTAGCATCTCCACCTGCAGGTAGAGAAGGAAAGTTGGTGTCATAAATGCATCTGAGGAACACCCTGGGATAGCCTACGTAAGGGATTTCCAAACCTCTAGTCTGGACCCCCCTCAAGGGGGCTGCAGTTGATATAGTACAAAGTACAGAACTTTGGTAATCTgataaatgtaaagaaaaaaagctagTTAATGGACCCTGATTTAAGAGTATTTTGTCAAGCTTGTAGatacacaaaaaagatattACAAAAGTTTGGTCTATTACTTAAAATAACTCTTCATCTAGAGAATTTACTTTCACCTGGCTAGAAAAGTAAGAATTTAACCTTTGGAAACACATTCGACAGAATGACAAATGGTTTTGCTGTCTTATCTGATTTTGCCATGActtagaaaactaaaaaagagtgttgatggttttaaaaatggctCCAATTTAGATTCTGTTAGACTGAAACAGACCCCCGGGGAAGATGGATGATGTTGAAAAGTGATGGGTACCCAGTTTGACCGATAAACTGGTAATGGCCCAAATAATGATAAAGAATTGCTCTGGAAGAACAATCAACGACAAGATTTAGAAGAAAAATACGATTATAGTTGGGGACTGAACCAGCTTGATATTGTTAGTGTTTACAGATGGAAGTTGTCTTTGTGAACACCCCCTCACCTGCTTGTCCTGCAGGTCCGATGAGAGCTCATAGCTCTCTGATAGCGAGCGGGAGCGCTTGATGGcctcctcctctgcctgctTGCGGAGGATGGACTGGGAGTGCTGGAGCTTGGGTCGGCGGGGACGCAGGTGGCCGGGCAGCAAGATGTGTCCGTAGAGCTGGCTGTCCAGGTGGTCGGGGCCGAGCCCGCCGCTGCGGGTCACTGGGATGCAACTGTAGCCACTGCTGGGGTCCACAGAGGTGCCCACCTCGCCGCCTGGAGCATCACCTTCCACActgcaaacagaaaacacacacacagagcacgcACGTTAGTTTTGCCAATTCATCATCCTGAGGGCATGCACTGCTTTGTGATTCAGCGAGAAGCTTGTGACAGATGGAAAACGTAACTTTGACACTGCTGGCCGGGTATAGCCCTATACGTACAGTATGAGTGGGAGAATCTACAGCAGCAGTCTAAAGAGTTATTTTTCTTAGTGGTTTTGACACTAAACATTATAGTGTTTATAATATAATGGTTATAAGGTAACACTTTTCAATGCCTGCCAATACTCCTTTATTAAGACAAGGAACTTTATCTTAACACTTTGTTGCaaaaaacagagtttaaaaaaaatctatttaagcCTCTTGCATACTTTACCTATTTGCTTTGGTTAGTTCACCAACCAAGGTTAAATAAGACTATTTTAATGTTAGGTAATGCCAAATGTGTGTTCACTTTGTATTATGCTACTCAGGTtatatcagtgtgtatttgGAATTATGTACAGAATGTCTTACTGGTGGGAAATCCCACAAAACTCTGCTGCCCGACATCTTTACTCATTCCCTTTGCAACGTAGAAAATAACTCAACCAATCTTAAACAGCTATCAGACTGCAATACTTTATGTTGATGGAATTGAATGAATTATGGACACCAAAGATCCAACATGAGgcaagaaaaacactgaaatcacAAGGACGTTATCAGCAGCTTAGTTGCACATTGCccgaccttcctccacagtgctgcgaaggagggtctggctaagtccacacagcattctgggatgggtgTAAAGCATGCTCTggcttattggcatttctttaaaccaattaagAGAGAGTTAATTGCCGGACGGAGCATCGGTGCCGCTGCAAATTATTGTTTGAGGCTACAGCGAATTTGGGAACTTGGGGGTTTCGTTAAACTGATTGTCTCTCTTGTTTCCTAGAAACAGTCAAGTTTGGCTTCTTTTTTAAGTATCTATTACGGCCCCCTTTTTCCAAACTTTTACCATGTAGCTGTTGTGCCTAAATGTAACATTACCTTGACCACAGTGGCGGAAGATCAGTTAAATATTATATCTGTAACAGTAATTTCTAATGGATTTGGAAGGCACTGCCAAACAATATGAGTTATTTGGCAAGACCATGAGAAGCAATATATGTTGTCATGTCTTCTTGAGGACTTGTTGCTTTGAGCCAAGCCACGGTGATAAAGCTGAGGCTCTGTCGTGCAGATAACATCTCTCATTAGAAAAAAAGCTAGCTTTCTCTCAGAGCTGGACACTCGATACTCATCATAAAAACCCTCACTGCATCTTTGTTCTCCTCCCTATACATCCTCAATGCATTTTCTTAATTAGAAAAGGAACCAATCTAATCAGACAGAAAGTGTcgcttaaagggatacttcaacaattagcattaagctttgaATCAGTAGAAACCTGGTAGTATTTTCAAATGACCGTGCTTCCCTCCATCATGTCCCCCTGAGTTAAGATTTCTCTGTATTGTGGGTCTGGAAAAAAGCTTCAGATgccacaaaaaatgtcatttggCGTCATCAGAGGCATTTTTGCCAAGAGGCTGTGGACAGCTAGTTCCGCATGTTTCCAACTCGCCCATAAGGGGTGGGACTGTCACTAGTTGATGTGAGTCGAGTGTTAGCCATCTTGAAGCTACGCTAACAGGCTCTCCCTTTTCAGCATCAACCAATCAAACTACTGCACATGATCGAATAATATGCAGGAAATTTTATTACAGACCGAATACTTAACACACTACGCAAGCTTTGCCTGCTACAAAGACCAGCCCCTCAGCCTGTGTTGCTCTATGCCACTAGCTGGCGAAGGGGATATTGAAAGTAGTATGCGAGAAAGGGTTAACGCAGAACGAGGGCAGGAGTTTAAGCTAGGTGGAAAGCTAACACTCGTTATCCTATCTACACCTATCCCCTTCATCCTGCTTGCTCATTTGACAAAAACTGGACCACATCCATCTACAACAAAACTCCTGACGCAACTTCAGagcctgctgtgtttttttggaaacatGGCCGAACAACAGTGTACCGGAGTCCGTTATCCGGCTACATAATTACCAGGCCTGCTAGCCTTCCGAGCAGATAGAGATCCTCTGTCAGGTAAGACTCGTGGAGGTGGGCTGTGTTAACACCGATTGGTGCAGAAATGAGGTGCTTGTATCAAACTATCTGCTCACCActggtggagtttgtgactgttaaatgcCAACCATTCTACATCCCACGCAAAGTCACGGCTGTGTTTGCACTCCGTGTTTACATCCCACCAAGCGTTAATGCTAGCAATGTGTTAGCTGAACCTTACGGAGCCTGTAATGTATGTGCAATAAATGTAGCCTTTTTGTATGACCTTTTTATATGTTGTTtagatatattttaaatgtttaacacCGCTTGAGCCAcagtgaaactttttttttagtgtatgtggttgaaatgacaataacacACTTGACTTAACTAGCTCTCTGTAACCATTTCCCTGTCTATGTCTGTGACCGGTAGGCGGGGCTTGGGAGTGGCCTTGTAGGGAAAGGAACCAAGTGCATTCTGAGAGTtgttgtctttcatccacatgagccaaatatacattttctagCTTTTATTGGTCTAGAAGGCACCAACTTCTAACTTAAATGATCCAATTTAATACATAATTATCTTTCCAGcagtgaaatatccctttaataAGACTGAAGGTGGGCTGTAATACGTCTGCTACGTCAGCAGAGGATGTCTAATTGGAAAAGTCCATTAGTTTAGATGGAGGGAGGTTCGGCATGCTTGAAATGTGGCACTCAGCTCAAAGCAAGGGTAGGCTGATGCCTCTAGGTACATTGAAAGCATGATAGCACTTAGTTGTCTAGCATGTTTATATCTTCCGTTAGCTGGTTTTGTTGCATTAAGAGTAACTGAACAAGATGTTCTGCTCTTAGTTGCACAATAAAGAACCA
The Etheostoma cragini isolate CJK2018 chromosome 4, CSU_Ecrag_1.0, whole genome shotgun sequence genome window above contains:
- the iqsec1b gene encoding IQ motif and SEC7 domain-containing protein 1 isoform X6, producing the protein MPHRRHHDFVEGDAPGGEVGTSVDPSSGYSCIPVTRSGGLGPDHLDSQLYGHILLPGHLRPRRPKLQHSQSILRKQAEEEAIKRSRSLSESYELSSDLQDKQVEMLERKYGGRFITRHAARTIQTAFRQYQMNKNFERLRSSMSENRMSRRIVLSNMRMQFSFEGPEKVHSSYFEGKQVSLTDDGTKIGALMQSEHGGEMVQAKTPTTQSDFTDAITELEDAFSRQVKSLAESIDDALNCRSLHGDDSQSEPGRGHQDMDREVSCQVKPSHPASEHRKLDEMTASYSDVTLYIDEEELSPPLPLSQSVDRPSSTESDLRQRSLNSSQDYWSLAHKDEKGDTDTSCRSTPSLECQEQRLRVDHLPLLTIEPPSDSSVELSDRSDRSSLKRQNAYDRSLSNQQSSPKNISHSLPPRGPSREEDATRHRPRQLEAHLAINGTANRQSKSESDFSDGDNDSINSTSNSNDTINCSSESSSRDSLREQTLSKQTYHKETRNSWDSPAFSNDIIRKRHYRIGLNLFNKKPEKGIQYLIERNFVPDTPVGVAHFLLQRKGLSRQMIGEFLGNRQKQFNRDVLDCVVDEMDFSSMELDEALRKFQAHIRVQGEAQKVERLIEAYSQRYCICNPGVVRQFRNPDTIFILAFAIILLNTDMYSPNVKPERKMKLEDFVKNLRGVDDGEDIPREMLVGIYERIRKRELKTNEDHVSQVQKVEKLIVGKKPIGSLHHGLGCVLSLPHRRLVCYCRLFEVPDPNKPQKLGLHQREIFLFNDLLVVTKIFQKKKNSVTYSFRQSFSLYGMQVLLFENQYYPNGVRLTSAIPGADIKVLINFNAPNPQDRKKFTDDLRESIAEVQEMEKYRIESELEKQKGVVRPSMSQGSVLKKDTGNGNLGRGSLDDSYAISEGLKRSALSSSLRDLSDAGKRGRRSSAGSLDSNIEGSIISSPHMRRRPPSSRDCPSRHSGQSMPNSSSLLGSLFGTRRMKSPSPTPQTLHPTLISHTPHPANLHHTARAETDTSASSHHPQFCHLTQNPPPYHHHHHYHPPAHLQHPPHQYHPPPSHGQQPAYPPHLHTQHGHGSHSVHAPHPAHSAHHHGPPPAPSQAPTSTKPKHSGISTVV